Proteins encoded within one genomic window of Arachis ipaensis cultivar K30076 chromosome B08, Araip1.1, whole genome shotgun sequence:
- the LOC107613940 gene encoding 60S ribosomal protein L13-1 encodes MVKHNNVIPNGHFRKHWQNYVKTWFNQPARKTRRRLARQEKAVKIFPRPTAGSLRPIVHGQTLKYNMKVRAGKGFSLEELKAAGIPKKLAPTIGIAVDHRRKNRSLESMQANVQRLKTYKAKLVVFPRRAKKVKAGDSTAEELANATQVQGSYMPILREKPSVELVKVTDEMKAFKAYYKLRLERTNKKHYGARLKKAAEAEKEDKK; translated from the exons ATGGTGAAGCACAACAATGTTATCCCTAATGGACATTTCCGTAAGCATTGGCAGAACTATGTCAAGACCTGGTTCAATCAACCAGCTAGGAAGACCAGAAGACGCTTAG CGCGCCAGGAGAAAGCTGTTAAGATCTTTCCCAGGCCTACTGCTGGATCTCTCAGGCCAATTGTTCATGGCCAAACCTTGAAATACAACATGAAAGTCAGAGCTGGCAAAGGATTTTCTCTCGAAGAACTCAAG GCTGCTGGGATTCCCAAAAAGCTCGCTCCAACCATTGGCATTGCCGTTGATCACCGTCGCAAGAATCGTTCATTAGAAAGTATGCAGGCTAATGTGCAGAGGCTGAAAACATACAAGGCAAAGTTAGTTGTGTTCCCAAGGCGTGCAAAGAAGGTCAAG GCTGGTGATTCTACTGCCGAGGAACTAGCAAATGCAACCCAAGTGCAGGGCTCGTACATGCCCATTTTGAGGGAGAAACCATCTGTTGAGCTTGTTAAGGTTACAGATGAAATGAAGGCATTTAAGGCTTATTACAAGCTCCGTCTTGAACGCACAAACAAGAAGCATTATGGTGCTAGACTCAAGAAGGCTGCTGAAGCAGAAAAGGAAGACAAGAAGTAA
- the LOC107614302 gene encoding uncharacterized protein LOC107614302, whose translation MSKSWMVAASVGAVEALKDQLGVCRWNFVMRNAQQQLKNHVRSMSQAKTTLSSSSSALVSTKLKDNKGEESLRTVMYLSCWGPN comes from the coding sequence ATGAGTAAGTCATGGATGGTGGCAGCAAGTGTGGGAGCTGTGGAGGCATTGAAGGACCAGTTAGGTGTGTGTAGGTGGAACTTTGTCATGAGAAATGCTCAGCAGCAGCTCAAGAACCATGTTAGATCCATGTCTCAGGCAAAGACcactctctcatcttcttcttctgctcTTGTTTCCACCAAATTGAAGGACAACAAGGGAGAAGAGTCCTTGAGGACTGTCATGTACTTAAGTTGCTGGGGTCCAAATTGA
- the LOC107613647 gene encoding uncharacterized protein LOC107613647 — protein MCRGVMAVASTTIGVVEVLKDQGYCRWNTTMKSLAQGAKNHVKSAQQKANSNKKKMPQQSASASSVIANKLRDEIDDIEHFKKAEESLRTVMYLSTWGPNT, from the coding sequence ATGTGTCGCGGAGTTATGGCTGTTGCATCCACCACTATTGGAGTGGTGGAGGTGCTGAAGGATCAAGGCTATTGCAGGTGGAACACCACCATGAAATCATTAGCTCAAGGTGCCAAGAACCACGTGAAATCAGCACAACAGAAGGCTAATAGCAACAAGAAGAAGATGCCTCAGCAATCTGCTTCTGCTTCCTCAGTGATTGCCAATAAGCTGAGAGATGAAATTGATGACATTGAGCACTTCAAGAAGGCTGAGGAGTCTCTTAGAACTGTCATGTACTTGAGCACTTGGGGTCCTAATACTTAG